Below is a genomic region from Ketogulonicigenium vulgare WSH-001.
GAGCGACGTGACCAGAGCCCCGCGCAACAATCCTGAATTTGACATCGTCCCTCCGACCCGCCGGGCCCCGATTTGCCTTAATGAGGCGGGGACCCATCCGGGCGTGCTGCCCTTTTTATCTGGCGCCACCATACCTGCCACCTCGCGCACGTCAATCTTTGGCGGCCCATTGGGGGCCACTTACCGAATATTTAACCCTGACTGTGGCAAGAAGACGCTTAATGACAGCGCTTTCGCCCCATATCCCTGATTCCACCGTCGAATCCGGCGCAGCCCCACGGCTCGAGGCTGCGATCACGCTTGCGCGGCTACCGCAGGCGCGGGTGCGGCGGCGGCATATTGGACTGGCGCTGGCCTATCTTTTGATGGTGGTTTTGCCGCTCGCGCTGACGGGCGGGTACCTTTGGCTGCGCGCGGCCGATCAATATGCAACCCCCATCGCTTTCGCGATCACCCTGCCCGAACAGGCGTCCAGCGCAGGCGATATGCTGGGCGGCTGGGCCGCGCTGACCGGGACGGCGGGCGGGTCGACCCAGCGCGACAGTGACATGCTGTATGAATTCCTGCGCAGCCCCGCCCTGGTTGCGGCGCTGGATGCGCAGCTGGACCTGCGCCAGATGTTTGCCCGCGCCACCCCGCGCGATCCGGTCTTTGGCTTTCACCCCTCTGGCACGATTGAGGATCTGACCCGTTACTGGCAGCGCATGGTGCATGTCCGTCAGGACCCCGCCAGCGGGCTGATCTTTTTACGCGTGCAGGCCTTTGATCCCGGGGACGCGCAGCGGATCGCGGATGCGATCTTGGCACAAAGCCAGCGCGTGATCACCGACGTGGCCGCCCTTGCCCATGCCGATGCCACAGATCAGGCCGCGTCCGAGGTCACCCGCAGTCTTGAGCGCCTGATCACCGCCCGCGCCGATCTTGCCGCCTTTCGCGCCCGCAACCAAATGATCGACCCCGCCGAGGATGTCTTGGGCCAGATGAGCATTCTGCAGGCCCTGCAGGCACAGGCCGCCAGCGCCATGATCGACCGCGATATGCTGCTGGCCACCGCCGCGCCCGGCGATCCACGCCTTGCACAGGCGCAGTTGCGCATCGATACGATCACCGCCCGCATCGGGATTGAGCGCGCACAATTTGGCGAGGATCACGCCTATGTCGCCCTGCTGACCGCCTATGAACGCCTTGTTGCGCTGCGGGACTTTGCCCAAAGCGCTTATCTCAGCGCGCTTGCCGCACAGGACGTCGCCCGGGCCGAGGCCGCCCGCCAAAGCCGCTTTGTCGCGCCCTTTATTCCGCCCGCGCCCGCCGAGCGGTCCGAATACCCCCAGCGTTGGTTAATTTGGGGGCTAACTGCTTTTTTTTGCAACCTAACTTGGGCGATCGGCGTTCTGATATACTACGCACTGAGAGACAGAAAATGATCCGGCTTGATTCTGTGACCAAAGGCTTTCGCGCCACCGCCCATTCCGCGCCCCAGATGCTGTTGCAAAATGTCTCTCTGACCATCCCAGCCGGTGTTTCGGTCGGGCTTTTGGGTAGCAATGGGGCGGGCAAATCGACCTTGCTGGATATGATCGGTGGGCTGGTGCTGCCAGATCGCGGGCGGATCACGCAAAGCGGCTCGGTCTCGTGGCCGATGGGATTTTCGGGCAGCCTGCATGGCGATATGACGGGGCAGCAGAACACCCGCTTTGCGGCGCGGATCTACGGCGTCGATAGCGATGCTTTGGTCGATTTCGTACAGGGCTTTGCCGAGCTTGGCCCCCATTTCAACGCCCCCGTGCGCAGCTATTCCGCCGGAATGCGGGCGCGGCTGGCGTTTGGCATGTCCATCGGCATCCCCTTTGACACCTATCTGGTGGATGAGATCACCGCCGTCGGCGACACCAACTTTCGCCAAAAAAGCCGCAGCCACCTCGAGGCGCGGCTCGAGCGGGCGGGCGCGATCATCGTCAATCATGCCGCTGCGGAACTGCGGAACCTCTGCACGGCTGGCATGGTGCTAGAGGGCGGCACGCTGACCTATTTTGACCAGATCGATGATGCGATCGCCGCATACGAGGCCCCTATCGCGGCCTGAGCCTGCCGCACGCGGTCCCGCGCCCAGCGCAGTGGCGCGGTGATACGCCACGAAAGGGTGCGCTCCATCCAGATCTGATGCGCCTCCAGCCGGATCAGCGCCTCCTCAAGCCGCGCGATCTCGGCCCTGTCGGCCTGTGTGGCGGCGCTTTGGTACGCCGCAAGGCCCGCCCAACGCGCGGGCGGCGCAAGGCCCAGCACAACATGGCGGTCCAATTGATACAGGTGATCCGCCATAACCGCATAGGCGCGCGCATTTTGTTCAGCATTTGTCATGGGCCGATGATTGCACGCGGCCATTAACCCGCTGTTACCGCGCGCCCCCTAGCCTGCCCCCATGACATCGCCCCGCGTTCTTTTCCTAGGCTCTCTTGGCCATATCCCGCCCACGCCGGATATGCGGCGGCAGCTTGATCTGATGGGCGGCAACGCTGGAAATCTGGTCTTTCAACTGGCAACGGCGCAGATGATCGCCGCGCCGCTACACCAGATCGGCGGCGGCGCGCCCTATGCCCTGCCCAAACGGCGTGACCTGCTGGTGCTGCCCGCCGCCAATCACTTGCGCCCCGCCAACTGGGACCCGCTTTCTGATTTTCTGGAACAGGCCGACTGCCCTATTGCCGTCTTTGGCTTGGGCGCCGATACACAAGAGGGCGCCGCGCTGCGCGGCCACGCCAGCCTGATGCGGCTGGTCGGCATTCTGCGCGCGCGAGCTGTTCTGATCACCTATCGCGGTGCGCGCTCGGCCCGGATCGGAGCGGAACTGGGGTTGCAGGGGGTCGTCCTTGGGTGCCCATCAGTCTTTCTGAACCCGGCGCAGCGGCTGGGGCATGTGATTGCAAAGGGTCTGGCCCGCGCCGCGTGGCACCCGATGCCGCGCTGTGCAATTCATGCGGGCGACCCCTATAATCCGCGCAGCGCCCTGCATCGGCGCGCAGAGCAGCGGCTGTTTTCCCATGTCGCGCAGCGCGGCGGCCTTTGGCTGCTGGCATCGGGCGGCGCCGATGCCTGTGGCGCGGCAGCAGGGCAACATCCACCCGCACCCGCGCTTTGTGCCGCACTTGGGCGTCAGGATGCGGCCCAGA
It encodes:
- a CDS encoding polysaccharide pyruvyl transferase family protein; protein product: MTSPRVLFLGSLGHIPPTPDMRRQLDLMGGNAGNLVFQLATAQMIAAPLHQIGGGAPYALPKRRDLLVLPAANHLRPANWDPLSDFLEQADCPIAVFGLGADTQEGAALRGHASLMRLVGILRARAVLITYRGARSARIGAELGLQGVVLGCPSVFLNPAQRLGHVIAKGLARAAWHPMPRCAIHAGDPYNPRSALHRRAEQRLFSHVAQRGGLWLLASGGADACGAAAGQHPPAPALCAALGRQDAAQILMQSGHVPHDARTWIGWLRGCDLALGTRAHGTLAALAAGVPGILSPIDARTTELAQTMQLPQLPLDALATAASPQDCAAAAAFDPDAFDAWRITAARAMAAALIRIGLTPAPALQHLAAA
- a CDS encoding ABC transporter ATP-binding protein; its protein translation is MIRLDSVTKGFRATAHSAPQMLLQNVSLTIPAGVSVGLLGSNGAGKSTLLDMIGGLVLPDRGRITQSGSVSWPMGFSGSLHGDMTGQQNTRFAARIYGVDSDALVDFVQGFAELGPHFNAPVRSYSAGMRARLAFGMSIGIPFDTYLVDEITAVGDTNFRQKSRSHLEARLERAGAIIVNHAAAELRNLCTAGMVLEGGTLTYFDQIDDAIAAYEAPIAA
- a CDS encoding capsule polysaccharide transporter, translating into MTALSPHIPDSTVESGAAPRLEAAITLARLPQARVRRRHIGLALAYLLMVVLPLALTGGYLWLRAADQYATPIAFAITLPEQASSAGDMLGGWAALTGTAGGSTQRDSDMLYEFLRSPALVAALDAQLDLRQMFARATPRDPVFGFHPSGTIEDLTRYWQRMVHVRQDPASGLIFLRVQAFDPGDAQRIADAILAQSQRVITDVAALAHADATDQAASEVTRSLERLITARADLAAFRARNQMIDPAEDVLGQMSILQALQAQAASAMIDRDMLLATAAPGDPRLAQAQLRIDTITARIGIERAQFGEDHAYVALLTAYERLVALRDFAQSAYLSALAAQDVARAEAARQSRFVAPFIPPAPAERSEYPQRWLIWGLTAFFCNLTWAIGVLIYYALRDRK